The following coding sequences lie in one Chryseobacterium culicis genomic window:
- a CDS encoding protein adenylyltransferase SelO, translated as MNIERIRQPFIEIFPGDFSNNSMQRNTPKVLFATIQPAGFDNPELIAFNEVLSEEIGLGKYENKDLDFLVGNNLPENVQTYATAYAGHQFGNWAGQLGDGRAILAGEIISETGKKTEIQWKGAGATPYSRHADGRAVLRSSVREYLMSEAMYHLGVPTTRALSLAFTGEEVMRDIMYNGNPALEKGAVVIRTAESFLRFGHFELMSAQREYNSLQELADFTIENYYPEITATDSKKYRDFFENICTRTANLIVEWFRVGFVHGVMNTDNMSVLGLTIDYGPYSMMDEYDLNFTPNTTDLPGRRYAFGKQGQIAQWNLWQLANALHPLIKDEKFLEDTLNNFGTYFWEAHDQMLCKKFGFDQLQKEDEEFFTNWQGLMQELQLDYTLFFNQLEKITQNTNISEHFKEVSYIILNEEKREKLNSFIKSYEARIALNSISREASLEMMKKANPKFILRNYLLYECIEEISNGKKEMLEKLTRALENPYQEIYPEFSTKRPAGYDDTAGCSTLSCSS; from the coding sequence ATGAATATCGAACGTATCAGACAGCCATTTATTGAAATTTTTCCTGGTGATTTTTCCAACAATTCCATGCAGAGAAATACACCTAAAGTTTTATTTGCCACCATTCAACCTGCCGGCTTCGACAACCCTGAACTGATTGCTTTTAATGAAGTTTTATCAGAAGAAATAGGCTTAGGAAAATATGAAAATAAAGATCTGGATTTTCTGGTTGGAAATAATCTTCCGGAAAACGTTCAAACCTATGCCACAGCTTATGCAGGACACCAATTTGGAAACTGGGCCGGGCAGCTGGGAGACGGAAGAGCCATCCTTGCTGGTGAGATTATCAGTGAGACAGGAAAAAAGACAGAAATCCAATGGAAAGGAGCTGGTGCTACTCCTTACTCAAGACATGCCGACGGAAGAGCCGTATTAAGGTCTTCTGTACGTGAGTATCTTATGAGTGAGGCGATGTATCATTTGGGAGTTCCCACCACAAGAGCATTGAGTCTTGCTTTTACTGGTGAAGAGGTAATGCGCGATATCATGTATAATGGAAATCCAGCGTTAGAAAAAGGAGCCGTGGTTATCAGAACTGCTGAAAGTTTTTTACGTTTCGGACATTTTGAACTGATGTCTGCCCAAAGAGAGTACAACAGCCTTCAGGAACTTGCTGACTTTACCATTGAAAACTATTACCCGGAAATTACAGCAACTGACAGCAAGAAATACAGAGACTTTTTTGAAAATATCTGTACCCGGACTGCCAACTTAATTGTTGAATGGTTCAGAGTAGGTTTTGTACATGGAGTGATGAACACAGATAATATGTCAGTTCTCGGATTAACGATTGATTATGGCCCCTATTCCATGATGGATGAATATGATTTGAATTTCACCCCCAATACGACTGATCTTCCGGGAAGAAGATATGCATTCGGAAAACAGGGACAAATCGCACAATGGAATCTTTGGCAGCTTGCGAATGCCCTTCATCCATTAATCAAAGATGAAAAATTCTTGGAAGACACTTTAAATAATTTTGGCACTTACTTCTGGGAAGCTCATGACCAAATGCTTTGTAAAAAATTCGGTTTTGATCAGCTTCAAAAAGAGGATGAAGAATTTTTCACTAACTGGCAAGGCCTTATGCAGGAACTTCAGCTGGATTACACCTTATTTTTCAATCAACTGGAAAAAATAACCCAGAACACCAATATATCAGAACATTTTAAAGAAGTCTCTTATATTATTTTGAATGAAGAAAAACGGGAAAAACTCAATAGTTTCATCAAAAGCTATGAAGCAAGAATCGCTTTAAACTCAATTTCGAGAGAAGCCTCTTTAGAGATGATGAAAAAAGCAAACCCAAAATTTATCCTCCGAAATTATCTTCTTTATGAGTGTATTGAAGAAATCAGTAACGGCAAAAAAGAAATGCTTGAAAAACTGACCAGAGCCCTCGAAAATCCATATCAGGAAATATACCCCGAGTTCTCGACCAAAAGACCAGCCGGATATGATGACACAGCCGGATGTTCCACTCTTTCATGCAGTTCGTAA
- a CDS encoding c-type cytochrome codes for MISWRKHYKKTLIAIGLLLSTSASFYGQDGDPKNGEKLFKANCTACHALDKQVVGPPLKGVVERVKTEGGVDKDWLHKWIKDNKALRASGDKYANEIFEKFNKTEMQVFPNLTDKDIDDILAFTTNPPAPEEKKPEATPATDATAAAPADKTTTNVVIISLLAIAGLLVWILVKLRQLVTLGQSEELAGLNETRVRSFSEMYEKFHFIGKGLLAILAILAAYGVWNWLMWIGVYKGYKPEQPIYFSHKIHAGEQKIDCQLCHSSAKYGKVSEIPSMNVCMNCHRTISEYNADHYMEPGKDKAFYDGEIQKIYAATGWDPAKQQYTGKTQPVEWTRIHNMPDFVYFNHSQHVIAGEQAIINSFNKKNPNNKIDVVCKACHGKIDTMNVVQMANDFTMGWCIECHRTTEVDMNNGYNKEYFKNLHDKLKKQYPQDGGKITVDAIGGLECGKCHY; via the coding sequence ATGATTAGTTGGAGAAAGCATTATAAAAAAACGTTGATCGCAATAGGCTTATTGCTATCAACCAGTGCTTCATTTTACGGGCAAGACGGCGATCCTAAAAACGGAGAGAAACTTTTCAAAGCGAATTGTACTGCATGTCACGCGCTGGACAAACAAGTTGTAGGACCACCATTAAAAGGGGTTGTAGAACGTGTAAAGACAGAAGGTGGTGTAGACAAAGATTGGCTTCACAAGTGGATCAAAGACAACAAAGCTCTAAGAGCTTCTGGGGATAAATACGCCAATGAGATTTTTGAAAAGTTTAACAAGACTGAAATGCAGGTCTTTCCAAATCTTACAGATAAGGATATTGACGACATTTTAGCTTTCACAACTAATCCTCCCGCTCCGGAGGAGAAAAAGCCGGAAGCAACTCCTGCAACTGACGCTACTGCGGCAGCACCTGCAGACAAAACTACAACAAACGTTGTCATCATTTCACTTTTAGCGATTGCAGGTTTACTGGTTTGGATCTTAGTTAAACTAAGACAATTGGTAACTTTAGGTCAATCCGAAGAATTAGCCGGACTTAATGAAACAAGAGTTCGTTCTTTCAGCGAAATGTATGAGAAGTTCCACTTCATTGGTAAAGGGTTATTGGCAATTCTTGCTATTTTAGCCGCTTACGGAGTATGGAACTGGTTAATGTGGATCGGGGTTTACAAAGGGTACAAACCTGAGCAGCCTATCTACTTCTCTCACAAAATCCACGCTGGAGAACAGAAAATTGACTGTCAGTTATGTCACTCTAGTGCTAAATACGGAAAAGTATCTGAGATCCCTTCTATGAACGTTTGTATGAACTGTCACAGAACAATTTCTGAATACAACGCAGATCACTACATGGAGCCAGGAAAAGACAAGGCATTCTATGACGGAGAAATCCAGAAGATCTACGCTGCAACAGGTTGGGATCCTGCAAAACAACAATACACAGGAAAAACACAGCCGGTTGAATGGACAAGAATCCACAACATGCCAGATTTCGTTTACTTCAACCACTCTCAGCACGTAATTGCTGGAGAACAAGCGATCATCAATTCTTTCAACAAAAAGAATCCTAACAACAAAATTGATGTTGTATGTAAAGCTTGTCACGGTAAAATTGACACAATGAATGTTGTTCAGATGGCTAACGACTTTACTATGGGATGGTGTATCGAGTGCCACAGAACGACTGAAGTTGATATGAACAACGGTTATAATAAAGAGTACTTCAAAAATCTACATGACAAGTTGAAAAAACAATATCCACAAGATGGAGGTAAGATCACTGTAGATGCAATTGGAGGTCTTGAGTGTGGTAAATGTCATTATTAA
- a CDS encoding T9SS type A sorting domain-containing protein, translated as MKTKLLFIFLVSSIFGNAQILTETFQGTTFPPTGWTTGTNVASRPWGFTTTIFNATGQATFNITGGKSAGIGWIAQAQDAHLTSPSFSLVGTTSPVLKFNAKIGYEYMVDPNPNGDLKVEVSTDGGTTWTQVWVEENYGLFVDYETLAITVSLSSYAGQANVKVRFHYVANDADSLSIDDVQVLASATLATQENNAKVKGITDIYPNPTRGEINIKTDKKIKSATVFDASGKSLLNNNSERLDISSLPKGIYLLKVDFSDGTSKTEKVIKQ; from the coding sequence ATGAAAACAAAATTACTATTCATTTTCCTAGTCTCTTCTATATTTGGGAATGCACAGATTCTCACAGAGACCTTTCAGGGTACGACATTTCCTCCAACAGGATGGACAACCGGAACAAATGTGGCTTCAAGACCTTGGGGATTCACAACCACAATTTTCAATGCAACCGGACAGGCTACATTTAACATCACGGGTGGAAAATCTGCCGGTATAGGATGGATCGCTCAGGCACAGGATGCTCATTTAACAAGTCCTTCTTTCAGTTTAGTAGGAACAACGAGTCCCGTACTTAAGTTCAATGCTAAAATAGGATACGAATACATGGTTGATCCTAATCCAAACGGAGACCTAAAAGTAGAAGTATCTACAGATGGAGGTACTACATGGACTCAGGTATGGGTGGAAGAAAACTATGGATTATTTGTGGATTATGAAACTCTGGCAATTACCGTTAGTTTGTCTTCATATGCAGGACAGGCAAATGTTAAAGTACGATTTCATTATGTAGCCAATGATGCAGACAGTCTTTCAATAGATGATGTGCAGGTTTTAGCAAGTGCTACATTAGCAACTCAGGAAAACAATGCCAAAGTAAAAGGTATTACGGATATCTATCCAAATCCAACGAGAGGAGAAATCAATATAAAAACAGACAAAAAAATCAAATCTGCTACAGTATTTGATGCAAGTGGAAAATCTCTGCTTAACAACAATTCTGAGAGATTGGATATTTCTTCACTTCCAAAAGGAATCTATCTGTTAAAAGTAGACTTCTCGGATGGAACTTCCAAAACGGAAAAAGTAATCAAACAATAA
- a CDS encoding sporulation protein produces MRNLIKIFSILSLFGFYNIEAQQVVKKDTLSGTELVITMDSKINAALEGVESKCAKVAPTNPSKDLSNNDSGISTGINTKPPKIFVPSRELTNAEICRKNPRILGFKIQITTVKSNEEANEVKSYFRKRFPNLKVETDASLRPNYKILAGSYFTKQSAASDLSRIREYFKSAVAVQYRIFCAEAK; encoded by the coding sequence ATGAGAAATCTAATCAAAATATTTTCGATATTATCATTATTTGGATTTTATAATATTGAAGCACAGCAGGTTGTTAAAAAAGATACCCTATCGGGAACGGAGCTTGTCATAACGATGGATTCTAAAATTAATGCTGCTTTGGAAGGAGTTGAAAGTAAATGTGCTAAAGTTGCCCCTACAAATCCCTCTAAAGATTTAAGTAATAATGATAGTGGAATTTCTACGGGAATCAATACAAAACCTCCTAAGATCTTTGTGCCGAGCAGAGAACTTACCAATGCGGAGATTTGTAGAAAAAATCCTAGAATTTTAGGGTTTAAAATTCAGATTACAACTGTAAAAAGCAATGAAGAGGCTAATGAGGTGAAGTCGTATTTCAGAAAAAGATTCCCTAATCTGAAAGTGGAAACGGATGCGTCTTTAAGACCTAATTACAAAATTTTAGCCGGAAGTTATTTCACAAAACAAAGCGCTGCCAGTGATCTTTCCAGAATCAGAGAATACTTTAAATCTGCTGTAGCAGTACAGTACAGAATTTTCTGTGCCGAGGCAAAATAG
- a CDS encoding transglycosylase domain-containing protein — MEENKKNAGNKGKTFPLPPKKKKDTSWRKWVSFIWIGLIAVVLGISGLFFSVSQGFLGEMPDVKELENPDIFVASEIISSDGVTLGKFEKEKTQPIVYKDLPPFLIYALQAKEDERFKEHSGIDLYSVARAVAYGGGRGGGSTITQQLAKLLFTGNASQNKFQRAFQKLKEWVVAVSLEKRYTKEEIITLYFNKFDFLFNANGIEMASRVYFNKKTSELTLPEAATFVAMLENPRKNNPYRYPEKAKERRNVVLDQMQKTGYIDAATYEKAASTPIEVDFHPIKSITDGYSAYYKFYLRKEIDKYLETHEKETGKKLNLYKDGLKIYVTLDSKMQKYAEESIKEHLTDLQKRFDAEQRGRKNRPFYYLNDKQIKDVMVQAMKRTGRYKLLKADGMPEDSIMMEFKKPIKTSRFTWSGEEEVEMSPWDSIRYHKQIAQAGLMSMVPGTGEIKAWVGGIDWQHFQYDHIKQGKRQVGSTFKPFVYATAIMKLGMTPCSTVSNGTYDHNGWHVPGRGGMLTLKDALAHSQNPVAARLIEMTGVDAVIQTARDLGVTEDIPRNNTIALGSSDITIYEMLGAYSTFANYGNHNKPEMIWRIEDANGRVIKEVNVEPKEVMNPMYAYTMIELMKGVAQYGTASGELGRRGISKAVEIAAKTGTTQNNSDGWFMGITPKLATGAWVGWEDRATHFFGTGEGQGAKMALPIWAIFMKKVWADKSLGVTPDDKFVKPSDWKDGCSNLKGLSGGYGDDGSLQTIDEIKNPRPADPTPKKTTEKKEDNINENLHSNDEVDFNK, encoded by the coding sequence ATGGAAGAAAACAAAAAAAATGCAGGAAATAAGGGGAAAACATTTCCTCTGCCTCCTAAAAAAAAGAAAGATACCTCCTGGAGAAAATGGGTTTCCTTTATTTGGATCGGACTCATTGCGGTAGTTCTTGGAATTTCAGGACTTTTCTTTTCGGTTTCTCAAGGATTCCTTGGGGAAATGCCCGATGTAAAAGAACTTGAAAACCCGGATATCTTTGTTGCTTCTGAAATCATTTCTTCAGACGGAGTAACCTTGGGTAAATTCGAAAAAGAAAAAACTCAGCCAATCGTTTATAAGGATCTTCCTCCTTTTCTTATCTATGCCCTTCAGGCTAAAGAAGATGAGCGTTTCAAAGAACACTCAGGAATCGACTTATATTCCGTTGCCAGAGCCGTAGCATATGGTGGTGGACGTGGTGGTGGTTCTACCATTACCCAACAGCTTGCAAAGCTTCTTTTCACAGGAAATGCATCTCAGAATAAATTTCAAAGAGCATTCCAGAAGCTGAAAGAATGGGTGGTAGCGGTAAGCCTTGAAAAAAGATATACCAAAGAAGAGATCATTACTCTTTATTTCAATAAATTCGATTTCCTTTTCAACGCTAACGGTATTGAAATGGCTTCCCGAGTGTACTTTAACAAGAAGACTTCCGAGCTTACATTACCTGAAGCTGCAACATTTGTAGCAATGCTTGAAAATCCAAGAAAAAACAACCCTTACAGATACCCTGAAAAGGCTAAAGAAAGAAGGAATGTAGTATTGGATCAAATGCAGAAAACCGGATACATTGATGCTGCAACCTATGAAAAAGCAGCCAGCACTCCGATTGAAGTGGACTTCCACCCGATCAAGAGTATCACTGATGGATATTCTGCTTATTACAAATTCTATCTGAGAAAAGAGATTGATAAATATCTTGAAACTCATGAAAAAGAAACCGGTAAAAAACTCAACCTTTACAAGGACGGTTTAAAAATATATGTTACGCTTGATTCTAAAATGCAGAAATATGCAGAAGAGTCAATCAAAGAGCACTTAACAGATCTTCAGAAGAGATTTGATGCTGAACAGAGAGGAAGAAAGAACAGACCTTTCTACTATCTTAATGACAAACAAATCAAAGATGTAATGGTGCAGGCTATGAAAAGAACCGGCCGTTACAAACTGCTGAAAGCTGACGGAATGCCTGAAGACTCCATCATGATGGAATTCAAAAAACCTATCAAAACTTCACGATTCACATGGAGCGGAGAAGAAGAGGTTGAAATGTCTCCATGGGATTCTATCAGATACCACAAACAAATTGCACAGGCAGGTCTGATGTCTATGGTTCCGGGAACCGGAGAGATCAAAGCTTGGGTAGGTGGTATAGACTGGCAGCACTTCCAATATGACCACATCAAGCAAGGTAAGAGACAGGTAGGTTCCACATTCAAACCTTTCGTATATGCAACGGCTATTATGAAACTGGGAATGACCCCTTGTTCAACTGTTTCTAACGGAACTTATGATCATAACGGATGGCATGTACCGGGAAGAGGAGGAATGCTTACTTTAAAAGATGCATTGGCACACTCTCAAAACCCTGTTGCGGCAAGACTTATTGAAATGACAGGAGTAGACGCTGTAATCCAGACGGCAAGAGACCTGGGCGTAACAGAAGATATTCCAAGAAACAATACAATTGCTTTAGGATCATCAGACATTACAATTTATGAAATGTTAGGTGCCTACAGTACTTTTGCCAACTATGGTAACCACAATAAACCGGAAATGATCTGGAGAATTGAAGATGCCAACGGTAGAGTAATCAAAGAAGTAAATGTAGAACCGAAAGAAGTCATGAACCCGATGTATGCTTACACCATGATTGAATTGATGAAAGGTGTTGCACAATACGGAACCGCTTCCGGAGAATTAGGAAGAAGAGGAATATCAAAAGCAGTAGAAATTGCTGCTAAAACAGGAACCACTCAGAATAACTCTGACGGATGGTTTATGGGAATCACTCCAAAACTGGCCACCGGAGCATGGGTTGGATGGGAAGACAGAGCCACCCACTTCTTTGGAACAGGTGAAGGTCAGGGTGCGAAAATGGCATTACCGATCTGGGCAATTTTCATGAAGAAAGTATGGGCAGATAAGAGTCTAGGAGTTACTCCAGATGATAAATTTGTCAAACCTTCAGACTGGAAAGACGGATGTTCAAACCTTAAAGGATTAAGTGGAGGATATGGAGATGACGGAAGTCTTCAAACCATTGACGAAATCAAAAATCCAAGGCCTGCAGATCCTACTCCTAAAAAAACAACAGAAAAGAAAGAAGATAACATCAATGAAAACCTTCATTCTAATGATGAAGTAGATTTCAATAAATAA
- a CDS encoding TAT-variant-translocated molybdopterin oxidoreductase: protein MASNKIQFRSIHELKDPALNNKLAQKEFQEEIPVEDFLGDAETNGSSTSRRDFLKLLGFSTAAVTLAACEAPVIKTIPYVVKPHDIIPGIPNYYASTYFDGFDFASVLVKTREGRPIKIEPNPAGGDLGKTNARAQASVLSLYDNDKVKQPKLDGKDETFDKVDSFVIKGLEEAKASGKKIVVLSHSFASPTFKKLFAEFKAKYPTAELVTFDAYPYAAGLDAAQEVFGQRALPVYDLNGSELVVSFQADFLGDYNASSLESSYAAARKPSATMLRHIQVESNMSLTGANADSRYRLKPSAVNKTLVEVYNAIVGGGTSDKTATEIANELKAKGSKAVVFADGSKGAQVLAHLINQKLGSVAFTGKANFLKEFNGARYQEFLGWVNGGQVGVLVTNNVDPIYAHPKGEDFKKSLSKVPYVIAVADKKNEMYKAAKAVIPVANWLESWGDIEPQTGVYSLMQPTIQKIYKSRQIEESLLVWKNGKNNAANNYYDYLKASSASLLGGTSFNKALYNGINASTNSTTLSYAGGNAAQAVAELGNFKASELELVLYTTTSMGDGTQANNPWLQELPDPITRMSWDNYLTISPKDAEKFAIDNDLNARMQLDGSIVNLTVNGVKIENVPVFVQPGQAEGSVGLALGYGKKNSGATADTGVNAYPLFDGSNLVLSGVKIEKTGEDHEFAGIQLQNTLMGRYEIAKEVPLAEFINVPFDDEHKGWNKPLEYHTISGALPARKIDLWDAFDDTDGPHFNLSIDLNSCTGCGACIIACQAENNVPVVGKEEVRMSRDMYWLRIDRYYSSRQKVEVYEGLKEGMAVPELYGTAFGDGGALNHPADNPDVIFQPVMCQHCNHAPCETVCPVAATSHGKQGQNHMAYNRCIGTRYCANNCPYKVRRFNWFTYNLNEKFDFNMNNDLGRMVLNPDVVVRTRGVMEKCSMCIQMTQNTILEAKKEGRRVKDGEFQTACSKACSTGAMTFGDMNDKDSSIRKVYASNRRYYLLEEIGTKPNVFYHTKVRNRVEK from the coding sequence ATGGCTTCAAACAAAATACAATTCAGAAGTATTCATGAACTTAAAGATCCAGCTTTGAATAATAAGCTGGCTCAGAAAGAGTTTCAGGAAGAAATTCCGGTAGAAGATTTCCTTGGAGATGCTGAGACAAACGGATCAAGTACTTCAAGAAGAGATTTCCTTAAATTACTAGGATTCTCTACAGCAGCAGTAACATTAGCTGCCTGCGAAGCTCCGGTAATCAAAACGATTCCTTATGTGGTAAAGCCGCATGATATTATTCCGGGAATCCCTAACTATTACGCTTCAACATATTTTGATGGTTTCGATTTCGCTAGTGTTTTAGTAAAAACTAGAGAAGGTAGACCCATTAAGATTGAACCAAACCCGGCTGGTGGTGATTTAGGTAAAACTAATGCAAGAGCTCAGGCAAGTGTACTTTCTCTTTATGATAATGATAAAGTAAAACAGCCTAAACTAGACGGTAAAGACGAAACTTTCGATAAAGTAGACAGTTTTGTGATCAAAGGTTTGGAAGAAGCTAAAGCGTCAGGCAAAAAGATTGTGGTTTTATCACACTCTTTTGCTTCACCAACTTTCAAAAAGCTATTCGCTGAATTCAAAGCTAAATATCCTACAGCTGAACTGGTAACCTTCGATGCATATCCTTATGCTGCAGGACTAGATGCCGCTCAGGAAGTATTCGGACAAAGAGCATTACCTGTTTATGACCTTAACGGTTCTGAATTGGTAGTTTCTTTCCAGGCTGATTTCTTAGGAGATTATAACGCATCCAGCTTAGAGTCTTCTTATGCAGCAGCTAGAAAACCTAGTGCAACCATGTTGAGACACATCCAAGTGGAATCTAACATGTCATTAACGGGTGCTAACGCTGACTCAAGATACAGATTAAAGCCAAGTGCAGTAAACAAAACATTAGTTGAAGTTTATAACGCAATCGTAGGTGGTGGTACTTCTGATAAGACAGCTACTGAAATTGCAAACGAATTGAAAGCAAAAGGAAGCAAAGCTGTTGTTTTTGCTGACGGTTCTAAAGGAGCACAGGTTTTAGCCCACTTAATCAACCAAAAATTAGGTTCAGTAGCTTTCACTGGTAAAGCAAACTTCCTAAAAGAATTCAACGGTGCAAGATATCAGGAATTCCTAGGTTGGGTAAATGGTGGACAAGTTGGGGTATTAGTTACCAACAACGTAGATCCTATCTATGCTCATCCAAAAGGAGAAGACTTCAAAAAGTCTTTATCAAAAGTTCCTTATGTAATTGCTGTTGCAGATAAGAAAAATGAAATGTACAAAGCAGCGAAAGCTGTAATTCCGGTTGCTAACTGGTTAGAGTCTTGGGGAGATATCGAACCACAGACTGGAGTATATTCATTAATGCAGCCTACAATCCAGAAGATCTACAAATCAAGACAGATTGAAGAATCTCTATTGGTTTGGAAAAATGGTAAAAATAATGCAGCAAACAACTACTACGATTATTTAAAGGCAAGCTCTGCTTCTCTTTTAGGTGGTACTTCTTTCAACAAAGCATTATATAACGGGATCAATGCTTCTACAAATTCAACAACATTATCTTACGCTGGTGGAAACGCGGCTCAGGCTGTTGCTGAATTAGGAAACTTCAAAGCTTCCGAATTAGAATTAGTATTATACACTACGACTTCAATGGGAGACGGAACTCAGGCAAACAACCCTTGGTTACAAGAGTTACCTGATCCAATCACTAGAATGTCTTGGGATAACTACTTGACAATTTCTCCAAAAGATGCAGAAAAGTTTGCGATCGATAACGACCTTAACGCGAGAATGCAGTTAGATGGTTCTATCGTAAACCTTACGGTAAACGGAGTTAAAATAGAAAACGTTCCTGTATTCGTACAGCCAGGTCAAGCAGAAGGATCAGTAGGTCTTGCGCTTGGTTATGGTAAGAAAAATTCAGGAGCAACTGCTGATACAGGGGTAAATGCTTATCCTTTATTCGATGGTTCAAACCTTGTTCTTTCTGGAGTTAAAATCGAGAAGACAGGAGAAGATCACGAATTCGCAGGTATCCAGCTTCAAAATACATTAATGGGTCGTTACGAAATCGCGAAGGAAGTTCCTTTAGCCGAATTCATCAACGTACCATTTGATGACGAGCACAAAGGATGGAACAAGCCTTTGGAATACCACACAATCAGTGGAGCTCTTCCAGCAAGAAAAATTGACCTTTGGGATGCATTTGATGATACTGATGGTCCTCACTTCAACTTATCTATTGACTTGAACTCTTGTACAGGTTGTGGAGCATGTATTATTGCTTGTCAGGCTGAGAACAACGTTCCTGTAGTAGGTAAAGAAGAGGTAAGAATGTCTAGAGATATGTATTGGTTAAGAATTGACCGTTACTATTCTTCAAGACAAAAAGTAGAAGTATACGAAGGATTGAAAGAAGGAATGGCTGTACCAGAATTGTACGGTACTGCTTTCGGAGACGGAGGTGCATTAAACCACCCTGCAGATAATCCGGATGTAATCTTCCAACCTGTAATGTGTCAGCACTGTAACCACGCTCCATGTGAAACTGTATGTCCGGTAGCGGCTACTTCACACGGTAAGCAAGGTCAAAACCATATGGCTTACAACAGATGTATCGGTACAAGATATTGTGCAAACAACTGTCCGTACAAAGTAAGACGTTTCAACTGGTTTACTTATAACCTAAATGAAAAGTTCGATTTCAACATGAACAATGATTTAGGAAGAATGGTACTTAACCCAGACGTAGTTGTAAGAACTAGAGGGGTAATGGAGAAATGTTCAATGTGTATCCAAATGACTCAGAATACTATTCTTGAGGCTAAGAAAGAGGGAAGAAGAGTGAAGGATGGAGAATTCCAGACTGCTTGTTCTAAAGCTTGTTCTACTGGAGCAATGACATTTGGAGACATGAATGATAAAGATTCTTCAATTAGAAAGGTATATGCCTCTAACAGAAGATATTATTTACTAGAGGAGATCGGAACAAAACCAAACGTGTTCTATCACACTAAAGTAAGAAACAGAGTAGAAAAATAA
- a CDS encoding DUF6080 domain-containing protein, whose amino-acid sequence MSYIKTKIINFFKLVFPSTYTEMAVFLFFMICYGILGSYIALHYRIIFDSRIPWDAYFSFDNKSILMTGGSFERHPLSYYFFNWVREFSLFVSGGKMDANFRLTLAWLSNLIITLNIVQVFKYLKNIIDLPLWLNVIIILFFGAFSTNIILSFTPENFTYTLFLLSLYNHYAAIKLREEEKTPAAALSLAGITIGGLTITNFVKVFIPLLFEKDLFRSWKKFGNAAFRVIVSVICFVLLYLNRIDFKYQNIFSKTNQQYEKFSNVESMPTWDMILSFFFGGNILFPGFIMSDKHNMKGFNFKGLYMDLYSSPFPYLFIALLLILISWSYIKNFKNKWVQVIAISFLVDIMIHCVMRFGLHTSYIYGGHFVFVYPLLLGWLFFAYRSSPKIMAFLTFTLVILFTYLLVNNIFRMTEFFWFMENYYQ is encoded by the coding sequence GTGTCTTATATCAAAACAAAAATCATCAATTTTTTTAAATTGGTTTTCCCTTCCACTTATACAGAAATGGCAGTATTCCTGTTTTTCATGATCTGTTATGGAATTCTGGGATCTTATATTGCTCTTCATTACCGGATTATTTTTGACAGCAGAATTCCATGGGATGCTTATTTCAGTTTTGATAATAAATCAATCCTGATGACAGGAGGCAGCTTTGAAAGACACCCATTATCCTACTATTTTTTTAATTGGGTAAGAGAATTTTCATTATTTGTTTCCGGAGGAAAAATGGATGCCAATTTCAGGCTCACCCTGGCATGGCTCAGCAACCTGATCATCACATTGAATATTGTTCAGGTTTTCAAATATTTAAAGAATATCATTGACCTTCCTTTATGGCTAAACGTTATAATCATTCTGTTTTTTGGAGCTTTTTCCACTAATATTATTTTGTCATTTACTCCAGAGAATTTCACCTATACCCTATTCTTACTATCACTATACAATCACTATGCAGCTATAAAATTAAGGGAAGAAGAAAAAACTCCTGCTGCAGCATTATCACTAGCGGGGATAACCATCGGAGGACTTACGATTACCAACTTTGTAAAAGTTTTCATTCCTCTTCTTTTTGAGAAAGATCTTTTCAGAAGCTGGAAAAAATTCGGAAATGCGGCATTCAGGGTAATTGTTTCAGTGATCTGCTTTGTGCTTCTTTATTTGAACAGAATTGATTTTAAATACCAGAATATCTTTTCAAAAACAAACCAACAATATGAAAAGTTCTCCAATGTAGAATCCATGCCGACATGGGATATGATTCTTTCATTCTTTTTCGGAGGGAATATTCTTTTCCCGGGATTTATTATGTCTGACAAACATAATATGAAAGGATTTAACTTCAAAGGACTTTATATGGATCTTTATTCATCACCCTTTCCATATCTTTTCATAGCCTTATTATTGATACTGATAAGTTGGAGTTATATTAAAAATTTCAAGAATAAATGGGTTCAGGTAATCGCTATTTCGTTTTTGGTTGACATCATGATCCATTGTGTGATGAGGTTTGGGCTTCACACTTCATATATCTATGGAGGACATTTTGTTTTTGTATACCCGCTTCTTTTAGGATGGCTCTTTTTTGCCTACAGATCCTCTCCGAAAATCATGGCATTTTTAACATTCACCCTGGTGATATTATTTACCTATCTGCTGGTTAATAATATATTCAGAATGACTGAATTTTTCTGGTTTATGGAAAACTATTACCAATAA